A DNA window from Bombus huntii isolate Logan2020A chromosome 10, iyBomHunt1.1, whole genome shotgun sequence contains the following coding sequences:
- the LOC126870606 gene encoding wolframin isoform X2 yields the protein MAGIVPLSGRSGRKQWTLHDGPRGSLRRLRSQLAEDGCPESQVVLAKQLLEERYLDVDKEENAKLGVYWLTKASEQGNLEATDILRKCLATGRGITQHNYYDVKSCLDMTQDEKLARRAAREMFTSLSNGEDFITTEQLQKRMKDIASNSSSDNYSCSNNIIHNNLQKDINDISTDNFPKNGLPDECTPKKDEDKENDVHDWMDHQGEKITEAALVSAAASYARGMLPIVSHALCMVDPSQMALDTIPLLQRPLIHPLASLKRLYVWLIETLGQRGMSIKKIFFTSNIHILLLLLLYSLFGTESLLLFIPMALYYLSFVVMVVATFQMLQRKREFNNFRIWSGLFLSYSGGNLNPDEAEYQFCCKNLKPYGHFFLALLLNLMIYPIIAHQWTPQSEFTIIAVALTLITLLNFIWKDSSKFPDFLALFSFGVHVLAKYPYETDIVVAQGWRFLDIRVPTFASYVVGNGIEFCLNFRAVFYLLIPAVFAKMAARDNWRGTYQTLIPHCVTLSWWQIAIFSSQGATWYGLIRGALALVGMVLFLPLAGLASIILPIVAAAKYLSESDLAMRIVVTTLLGGMPFLASWYLRKTRTPKLNWVITVVQLVMGISAGMFLSWPMIMEYKQEPDTYEGVSSLSWEQYQNHCHQPAWEELSSKAQVQVECANLEGILVSWEGYVTDIKLKSIKNNMAAMFNKLPDGIRDTVSCMYGEPYINSCDSSGELRHEKCKHFASIQRRRNKCHFPAWNKYEFEISVKMKSGMWGSNAEILLNADHSFTNFSLNIYPGDKIWFSGTFLNSGLEDESLLGGSEPHIELEEIGCLACHSIDLKSYKRYKYHITVSSILSDLCLGIKTVLNFLLNPIVMFK from the exons ATGGCTGGCATTGTACCATTATCTGGAAGATCTGGTAGAAAACAATGGACATTGCATG ATGGACCAAGAGGATCTCTTAGAAGATTACGGTCTCAACTGGCTGAAGATGGTTGTCCGGAATCTCAAGTAGTTTTAGCAAAGCAACTATTGGAAGAAAGAT ATTTAGATGTtgacaaagaagaaaatgcGAAATTGGGTGTATATTGGCTTACGAAAGCTTCAGAGCAAGGAAATTTGGAAGCAACAGATATTCTTAGAAAATGTTTAGCCACTGGCCGTGGTATCACACAACATAACTATTATGATGTCAAAAGTTGTCTTGATATGACCCAAGATGAAAAATTAGCCAGAAGAGCAGCAAGAGAAATGTTCACTAG TTTGTCAAATGGTGAGGATTTTATTACAACAGAGCAGTTACAAAAACGTATGAAAGATATAGCATCAAATTCATCTAGTGATAATTATTCTTGCTCGAacaatataatacataataacttacaaaaagatataaatgacATTTCAACTGATAATTTCCCTAAAAATGGGCTTCCTGATGAATGTACACCTAAAAAAGATGAAGATAAAGAAAATGATGTTCATG ATTGGATGGATCATCAAGGAGAGAAAATTACAGAGGCAGCTCTGGTCTCTGCTGCTGCTAGCTATGCTCGTGGTATGCTCCCAATAGTGTCACATGCACTGTGTATGGTAGATCCATCTCAAATGGCTTTAGATACTATACCATTACTACAAAGGCCTCTCATCCATCCCCTTGCATCTTTGAAACGTTTATATGTTTGGTTAATTGAAACGTTAGGTCAAAGGGGAATgtcaattaagaaaatttttttcaCATCGAATATACACATACTATTACTTCTCTTGCTGTACTCATTATTTGGTACAGAAAGTCTCCTACTCTTTATACCAATGGCTCTATACTATTTATCTTTCGTTGTTATGGTTGTCGCTACTTTTCAAATGTTACAGCGAAAACGCGAGTTCAATAATTTTCGTATTTGGTCCGGGTTGTTTCTCAGTTATTCGGGCGGGAATTTAAACCCCGATGAAGCAGAGTACCAATTTTGCTGTAAGAATCTCAAGCCTTATGGTCATTTTTTCCTTGCTTTACTCTTAAATTTAATGATCTATCCCATCATAGCTCATCAATGGACACCTCAGTCAGAATTCACTATCATAGCGGTTGCGTTAACATTGATAAcattgttaaattttatatggAAAGATTCATCCAAATTTCCAGATTTTTTAGCTCTCTTCAGTTTCGGTGTTCACGTCTTGGCAAAGTATCCATACGAAACAGATATCGTAGTTGCTCAGGGCTGGAGATTTCTAGATATAAGAGTCCCAACATTTGCTTCGTACGTTGTTGGTAACGGtattgaattttgtttgaattttCGTGCAGTTTTTTACCTCCTAATTCCAGCAGTTTTTGCAAAAATGGCTGCTCGAGATAATTGGCGAGGAACATATCAAACGTTAATACCCCATTGTGTTACTTTAAGTTGGTGGCAGATAGCAATCTTTAGTTCTCAAGGTGCAACATGGTACGGCTTAATTAGGGGTGCCTTAGCATTAGTTGGTATGGTTCTTTTCTTACCACTTGCTGGATTGGCTTCTATCATATTACCAATCGTAGCTGCTGCTAAGTATTTGTCAGAAAGCGATTTGGCAATGAGAATAGTTGTAACTACTTTACTGGGAGGAATGCCATTTCTTGCCTCTTGGTATTTAAGAAAAACTCGAACACCTAAACTTAATTGGGTAATTACTGTTGTTCAG tTGGTCATGGGTATTAGTGCTGGCATGTTCTTATCATGGCCAATGATAATGGAGTACAAACAAGAACCAGATACGTATGAAGGTGTTTCATCACTTTCATGGGAACAATATCAAAATCATTGTCATCAGCCTGCATGGGAAGAGCTGTCGTCTAAGGCACAGGTGCAAGTTGAATGTGCTAATTTGGAAGGAATATTAGTTTCATGGGAAGGTTACGTAACAGATATTAAgttaaaatcaataaaaaataatatggcTGCAATGTTTAACAAACTACCTGACGGTATTAGAGACACAGTTAGTTGCATGTATGGTGAACCATACATAAATAGTTGCGATTCAAGCGGCGAATTAAGACATGAAAAATGCAAACATTTTGCAAGTATTCAAAGGCGACGAAACAAATGTCACTTCCCTGCCTGGAATAAGTATGAATTTGAGATCTCGGTTAAAATGAAGAGTGGTATGTGGGGAAGCAATGCGGAAATTTTATTGAACGCGGATCACTCCTTCACTAATTttagtttaaatatatatCCTGGTGATAAAATTTGGTTTTCCGGTACATTCCTGAACAGTGGTTTAGAAGATGAATCGTTACTCGGCGGATCTGAGCCTCATATTGAATTAGAAGAGATTGGTTGTCTCGCATGTCACTCTATTGATTTAAAATCTTacaaacgttataaatatcatataacggTTAGTTCAATTTTAAGTGATCTTTGTTTAGGTATAAAAACAGTCCTGAACTTTTTGTTGAATCCTATCGTAATGTTTAAATAG
- the LOC126870606 gene encoding wolframin isoform X1, giving the protein MAGIVPLSGRSGRKQWTLHDGPRGSLRRLRSQLAEDGCPESQVVLAKQLLEERCDLDVDKEENAKLGVYWLTKASEQGNLEATDILRKCLATGRGITQHNYYDVKSCLDMTQDEKLARRAAREMFTSLSNGEDFITTEQLQKRMKDIASNSSSDNYSCSNNIIHNNLQKDINDISTDNFPKNGLPDECTPKKDEDKENDVHDWMDHQGEKITEAALVSAAASYARGMLPIVSHALCMVDPSQMALDTIPLLQRPLIHPLASLKRLYVWLIETLGQRGMSIKKIFFTSNIHILLLLLLYSLFGTESLLLFIPMALYYLSFVVMVVATFQMLQRKREFNNFRIWSGLFLSYSGGNLNPDEAEYQFCCKNLKPYGHFFLALLLNLMIYPIIAHQWTPQSEFTIIAVALTLITLLNFIWKDSSKFPDFLALFSFGVHVLAKYPYETDIVVAQGWRFLDIRVPTFASYVVGNGIEFCLNFRAVFYLLIPAVFAKMAARDNWRGTYQTLIPHCVTLSWWQIAIFSSQGATWYGLIRGALALVGMVLFLPLAGLASIILPIVAAAKYLSESDLAMRIVVTTLLGGMPFLASWYLRKTRTPKLNWVITVVQLVMGISAGMFLSWPMIMEYKQEPDTYEGVSSLSWEQYQNHCHQPAWEELSSKAQVQVECANLEGILVSWEGYVTDIKLKSIKNNMAAMFNKLPDGIRDTVSCMYGEPYINSCDSSGELRHEKCKHFASIQRRRNKCHFPAWNKYEFEISVKMKSGMWGSNAEILLNADHSFTNFSLNIYPGDKIWFSGTFLNSGLEDESLLGGSEPHIELEEIGCLACHSIDLKSYKRYKYHITVSSILSDLCLGIKTVLNFLLNPIVMFK; this is encoded by the exons ATGGCTGGCATTGTACCATTATCTGGAAGATCTGGTAGAAAACAATGGACATTGCATG ATGGACCAAGAGGATCTCTTAGAAGATTACGGTCTCAACTGGCTGAAGATGGTTGTCCGGAATCTCAAGTAGTTTTAGCAAAGCAACTATTGGAAGAAAGATGTG ATTTAGATGTtgacaaagaagaaaatgcGAAATTGGGTGTATATTGGCTTACGAAAGCTTCAGAGCAAGGAAATTTGGAAGCAACAGATATTCTTAGAAAATGTTTAGCCACTGGCCGTGGTATCACACAACATAACTATTATGATGTCAAAAGTTGTCTTGATATGACCCAAGATGAAAAATTAGCCAGAAGAGCAGCAAGAGAAATGTTCACTAG TTTGTCAAATGGTGAGGATTTTATTACAACAGAGCAGTTACAAAAACGTATGAAAGATATAGCATCAAATTCATCTAGTGATAATTATTCTTGCTCGAacaatataatacataataacttacaaaaagatataaatgacATTTCAACTGATAATTTCCCTAAAAATGGGCTTCCTGATGAATGTACACCTAAAAAAGATGAAGATAAAGAAAATGATGTTCATG ATTGGATGGATCATCAAGGAGAGAAAATTACAGAGGCAGCTCTGGTCTCTGCTGCTGCTAGCTATGCTCGTGGTATGCTCCCAATAGTGTCACATGCACTGTGTATGGTAGATCCATCTCAAATGGCTTTAGATACTATACCATTACTACAAAGGCCTCTCATCCATCCCCTTGCATCTTTGAAACGTTTATATGTTTGGTTAATTGAAACGTTAGGTCAAAGGGGAATgtcaattaagaaaatttttttcaCATCGAATATACACATACTATTACTTCTCTTGCTGTACTCATTATTTGGTACAGAAAGTCTCCTACTCTTTATACCAATGGCTCTATACTATTTATCTTTCGTTGTTATGGTTGTCGCTACTTTTCAAATGTTACAGCGAAAACGCGAGTTCAATAATTTTCGTATTTGGTCCGGGTTGTTTCTCAGTTATTCGGGCGGGAATTTAAACCCCGATGAAGCAGAGTACCAATTTTGCTGTAAGAATCTCAAGCCTTATGGTCATTTTTTCCTTGCTTTACTCTTAAATTTAATGATCTATCCCATCATAGCTCATCAATGGACACCTCAGTCAGAATTCACTATCATAGCGGTTGCGTTAACATTGATAAcattgttaaattttatatggAAAGATTCATCCAAATTTCCAGATTTTTTAGCTCTCTTCAGTTTCGGTGTTCACGTCTTGGCAAAGTATCCATACGAAACAGATATCGTAGTTGCTCAGGGCTGGAGATTTCTAGATATAAGAGTCCCAACATTTGCTTCGTACGTTGTTGGTAACGGtattgaattttgtttgaattttCGTGCAGTTTTTTACCTCCTAATTCCAGCAGTTTTTGCAAAAATGGCTGCTCGAGATAATTGGCGAGGAACATATCAAACGTTAATACCCCATTGTGTTACTTTAAGTTGGTGGCAGATAGCAATCTTTAGTTCTCAAGGTGCAACATGGTACGGCTTAATTAGGGGTGCCTTAGCATTAGTTGGTATGGTTCTTTTCTTACCACTTGCTGGATTGGCTTCTATCATATTACCAATCGTAGCTGCTGCTAAGTATTTGTCAGAAAGCGATTTGGCAATGAGAATAGTTGTAACTACTTTACTGGGAGGAATGCCATTTCTTGCCTCTTGGTATTTAAGAAAAACTCGAACACCTAAACTTAATTGGGTAATTACTGTTGTTCAG tTGGTCATGGGTATTAGTGCTGGCATGTTCTTATCATGGCCAATGATAATGGAGTACAAACAAGAACCAGATACGTATGAAGGTGTTTCATCACTTTCATGGGAACAATATCAAAATCATTGTCATCAGCCTGCATGGGAAGAGCTGTCGTCTAAGGCACAGGTGCAAGTTGAATGTGCTAATTTGGAAGGAATATTAGTTTCATGGGAAGGTTACGTAACAGATATTAAgttaaaatcaataaaaaataatatggcTGCAATGTTTAACAAACTACCTGACGGTATTAGAGACACAGTTAGTTGCATGTATGGTGAACCATACATAAATAGTTGCGATTCAAGCGGCGAATTAAGACATGAAAAATGCAAACATTTTGCAAGTATTCAAAGGCGACGAAACAAATGTCACTTCCCTGCCTGGAATAAGTATGAATTTGAGATCTCGGTTAAAATGAAGAGTGGTATGTGGGGAAGCAATGCGGAAATTTTATTGAACGCGGATCACTCCTTCACTAATTttagtttaaatatatatCCTGGTGATAAAATTTGGTTTTCCGGTACATTCCTGAACAGTGGTTTAGAAGATGAATCGTTACTCGGCGGATCTGAGCCTCATATTGAATTAGAAGAGATTGGTTGTCTCGCATGTCACTCTATTGATTTAAAATCTTacaaacgttataaatatcatataacggTTAGTTCAATTTTAAGTGATCTTTGTTTAGGTATAAAAACAGTCCTGAACTTTTTGTTGAATCCTATCGTAATGTTTAAATAG
- the LOC126870640 gene encoding vesicular integral-membrane protein VIP36, which produces MNVLSFWILISVLELVTAEWNTKDYMKREHCLIRPYQGSGMTIPYWDFMGSTMVTNNYIRLTPDSQSKQGAIWNSVPCHVRNWELQVHFKVHGKGKDLFGDGFVIWYARERMKTGPVFGNQDYFQGLAIILDTYSNHNGPHNHQHPYISAMVNNGSLHYDHDRDGTHTQIAGCEANFRNLEHDTHISMRYERDTLTVSTDFSNKAAWKECFSVKDIKLPTGYYFGISATTGDLSDNHDILSIRLFELDLPDDPRDQEDRSNILPSAAYFDAPREHVDDPKQSALSRIMFFLLMLIVALALIACVVIGIMWYQKHQENSRKRFY; this is translated from the exons atgaacGTATTATCGTTTTGGATATTAATTAGTGTATTGGAATTAGTAACAGCAGAATGGAACACAAAAGACTATATGAAACGAGAACATTGTTTGATCAGACCATATCAAG GGTCTGGAATGACAATACCTTATTGGGATTTTATGGGTAGTACAATGGTTACGAATAACTATATAAGATTAACTCCAGACTCACAAAGTAAACAGGGTGCCATATGGAATTCTGTT CCATGTCATGTAAGAAATTGGGAGCTTCAAGTTCATTTCAAAGTTCatggaaaaggaaaagatttATTTGGTGATGGTTTTGTAATTTGGTATGCAAGAGAAAGGATGAAAACTGGTCCTGTTTTTGGTAATCAAGATTATTTCCAAGGATTAGCTATAATTTTGGATACATATAGCAATCATAATGGTCCACACAAT CATCAACATCCTTATATTTCTGCTATGGTCAATAATGGTTCTTTGCATTACGATCATGATCGTGATGGAACACATACACAAATTGCAGGTTGTGAAGCAAACTTTCGAAATTTAGAACATGATACACATATTAGTATGAGATATGAAAGGGATACATTAACTG TTTCTACAGACTTTTCAAACAAAGCTGCATGGAAGGAGTGCTTTTCTGTGAAAGATATAAAGCTGCCTACAGGATATTATTTTGGAATTTCGGCAACAACCGGAGACTTATCCGATAATCATGATATATTATCTATTCGTTTATTTGAATTAGATTTACCAGATGAT CCAAGAGATCAAGAGGATAGATCCAATATTTTACCATCGGCTGCATATTTTGATGCACCTCGCG AACACGTGGATGATCCAAAACAATCTGCATTAAGTAGAATAATGTTTTTCCTTTTAATGCTCATAGTAGCGCTCGCATTAATTGCCTGTGTGGTAATAGGTATAATGTGGTATCAGAAGCATCAAGAAAACAGTAGGAAACGTTTTTATTAA